The following are encoded in a window of Cryptococcus neoformans var. neoformans B-3501A chromosome 13, whole genome shotgun sequence genomic DNA:
- a CDS encoding hypothetical protein (HMMPfam hit to Arf, ADP-ribosylation factor family, score: 338.7, E(): 8.3e-99) — protein sequence MGLLTIVRKNKAKSKEMRVLFLGLDNAGKTTILKKLNNENISDISPTLGFNIKTLIRDGYTLNIWDVGGQRTLRPYWRNYFESTDAVVWVVDSSDRMRMEDCRDELKELLHEERLAGATLLIFANKQDLGGSMTLEEIRDALELRSIISHRWIVYPCSAFTGKNLDDGMNWLVKEVAGRLYWSGLNAKEADLF from the exons ATGG GCCTTTTGACAATTGTTCGCAAAAACAAAGCCAAGtccaaggagatgagggtgCTATTCCT TGGACTCGATAACGCTGGAAAGACTACCATactgaagaagctgaacaATGAGAACATTTCAGACATTAGCCCAACTTTGGGTTTCAATATTAAAACACTGATTAGAGATGG ATACACTCTCAATATTT GGGACGTAGGAGGCCAACGAACGCTGCGGCCCTATTGGAGAAATTACTTTGAATCTACCGACGCCGTCGTCTGGGTTGTGGACTCTTCAGACAGAATGCGTATGGAGGACTGCCGGGATGAGTTAAAGGAGCTCCTGCATGAAGAA AGACTTGCCGGAGCAACCTTATTGATCTTCGCCAATAAGCAGGATCTTGGTGGTTCGATGACACTGGAGGAGATACGAGAT GCCCTAGAGCTGCGGTCAATCATTTCTCATCGGTGGATCGTCTATCCCTGTTCGGCTTTCACTGGAAAAAACCTCGACGATGGAATGAATTGGCTGGTAAAGGAAGTCGCCGGGCGACTATACTGGAGCGGATTGAACGCAAAGGAAGCAGACCTTTTCTGA